The Sphaerochaeta globosa str. Buddy region CATTCGGCTCGCAGAATTCACAAGAAAAGCACATCCCATAAATGAAAAAAGGGGGAAACCAACGCTTCCCCCTGCATGCGTATATTATAGGAACTCTGCTACAAATCCTTCAATAACGGAAAGGGAGGCGGCGCCCATACGCTGTCCTACCACTTCCCCACCCTTGAACAACATCAAGGTTGGAATGGAATTCACGCTGTACATGGTTGCAAGTGATCCAGCCTCATCCACATTGATTTTAGCTACCTTAAGCTTGTCGGCGTGAGCTTGTGCCAACTGGGCGATCGCCGGTGCAATCATTTTGCAAGGTCCGCACCAGGGTGCCCAAAAATCCACCAATACCGGCTTGTCAGCCTTTAAAACTTCCTGTTCAAAATTCGCTTCAGTAACAATGATTTCACTCATGGATTCTGCTCCTCATCTAGGATGTATGGTAGCGGCAAACCGGTGAAAAGGGAAGAGCAAACCTACAAGGCAATCTCTTGATCAAAGGGATTATGCAACCATGCAAAATCGTAGG contains the following coding sequences:
- the trxA gene encoding thioredoxin, with the translated sequence MSEIIVTEANFEQEVLKADKPVLVDFWAPWCGPCKMIAPAIAQLAQAHADKLKVAKINVDEAGSLATMYSVNSIPTLMLFKGGEVVGQRMGAASLSVIEGFVAEFL